The genomic DNA TGGTTATGGAAGCTTGATTGTCAACATTCACTTCAGTGCTTGTTCCATCTGTAgatcacacataatttttcttATCCACAAAGCATGATTAATAGCTACAGTTGTTGCTATTAATTCTGCTTCAGCAGTTGATTGCACTATTATCTCTTGTTTCTTAGAACTCCAAGTAAAAATTCTTGATCCAAAGCAAAAACAGAATTCAAAGGTGCTTTTCAAGTCATCCAAAGATCCGGCCCAGTCACTATCAACATAGCCTTGTAACTCAAAGTCCCGAGAAGAACAGAACTTGATCTCAAAACTTAAAGTTCCCTTGGTATAACGTAGAACTCTTTTAGCAGCCTTAAAATGAGTTTCTGTAGCACAATTCATGAACTAGAAAAGAACATTAACAACATATAAGATATCGGGCCTTGTTGCAGAGAGATACATTAGACACCCAATTAAACTTCTATAATGAGACGCGTCCACCCTAACTCCACCATCTTTAAACAACTTCACCTTCTCACACATTGGAGTGCTCAAACTTTTACAGCCCTCAATATAAAAAAATTTCAAGATCTCATTTGCATACTTCTGTTGACAGATAAAAATTTCACCTTGGCTTTGCTTGATTTCAATTCCAAGAAAGTAAGACATTTCTCCAAGATCCGCCATTTCAAATGCTTGCATCACATCTTCCTTGAACTTTTGAATAAGTTCAATATTGCTGCCAGTTACCAAAAGATCGTCAACATATAAGGATACAACAGTAAGATCATTTTGATCACTTTTAATATATAAAGTGGACTAACTAAGGATTTTAACAAAGCCTAAGTTCAACAAGTATTCATTAATTTTGTTATACCAGGCCCTTGGTGCCTGTTTTAATTCATACAACGCCTTTATCAATTGATACACTTTATTTTCTTGCCCTTCCACAACAAAACCTTCAGGCTGGTCAACatatatttcttcatcaagaaaTCCATTTAAAATTGCCGACTTAATATCAAGTTGATGGATTTTCCATTGTTTATGTGCTGCAATGGCTAGTAACATTCGAGTGGTGTCTtgcctagcaacaggagcaaatatatcaaaataatctACCACAAAAACTGGAGCATACCCTTTCACTACTAACCTTGCTTTATATTTGTTAATTATTCAATCTACATTTTCTTTtcttctgaatacccattttacTTCAATCACCTTTTGATGCTTAGACCTTTCAACTAATTCCCAGGTCTGATTTTTTTCAATCATCGAGAGCTCGTCCTGCATTGCAGCCAGCCAGTAAGGATCTTTCTCAGCTTCTGAATATCCAGCAGGTTCAAGGACAACAACATTGCATCTTTGATAGATATAAGTAAACCACCTGCTCCCCCGGACATCGGGATCATCAATCAGTTCATCTTGATTTAAATCAATTGGACGCTGAGAATCTACACCAGATTTCTTTTTTTCACTGCTCCAGTTCAAACTCCACTCTTCATTCTCCATGAAGCTTACATCCCTACTTATTATAATTTTCTTACTATCCGGCTGAAAAACTCTATAAGTTTTTGATATTAAGCTATATCCGATGAACACACCAGGCTCAACTTTCTTGTCCAACTTATCTCGCTTGATCTGCGGCACATGAGTAAAACACAAGCATCCAAACACTTTGAGATTTTTAGTTAATGGCTTATAACCATACCATGCCTCTTAAGGAGTCTTCCCATTTACAGCCTTTGTTGGGAGTCTATTCAACAAGAACACCGCTGTATTGGCAGCCTCCGCCCAATATTCCTTAGGCAGATTATTCTCATAAAGCATGCATCTGTACATCTCCATTATGGTTCTATCTTCCTCTCGctaactccattttgttgtggaatGTATGAAGCCGTAAGTTGGTGCTCAATGCCCGCATCCTCATAACAATTATTGAATTCATTTGAGGTATACTCTTTGCCATTATCTGACCTCAAAGCTTGATTCTTGTAGCCATTTTTTTCTCAATCCATTGCTTAAATTTGAAGAACACTCCTGCAACTTCCTACTTAAACCTGAGAGAATAGATCCAACACATTCTCGTGAAATCGTCAATAAAGACAATGTAATATTTACTCTCATTAAGAGAAGGAGTTCTTTGAGGTCCACATAAATCAGTGTGAACAAGTTGCAGCTTTTTAGTAGCTCTCCATGTTGCTTGTTGGAAAGGAAGTCTCGCTTGTTTGCCATATTGACATGAGTTGCAATCTGGCAATTCAGACTCAATGGACGGCAAATCAATGGCCAAATCTTTTCTTTGAATATTCAGTATCGCTCCATGATGAAAATGGCCCATCCTTTTGTGCCATAATTTTGCACTAGTTGTGATAACTGAATATGCAGCTTGCTCAACCTCCATTGGATCAAACGAAAAACTCTTTCCTttcattttaattctaaaaatatcATTGTTATTTCCATCTTTGATCAAGCATTGTTTATTCTCAAATATAACTTTAAAGCCCTTCTCAGTCAATTTTCCAACACTTAAAATTTTTGATCAATTTCAAGAACAAACAACACTTCAGAAATTAATTTCGTACCTCTGCAGCTTTCAATACAGACTGATCACTTTCCCTTGACGGCAATATATGCACCATTTCCAATTCTGACCTTCGATACTTATGATCTGTCCAGATCTCTGAAAAGTTCTTCATCTCCAGTCATGTGATTTGTACAACCACTATCTATTAGCCAACAATCGCTTGAGCTGCTGCTTGCAAAAAAAGATGCAATGAACAACTTCTCTTCCTGTTCATTTGCAATATGAGCATTCTCCTTATGAAAGTACTCACCTCTGCAAATTTTTCCATCATGCCTCATTTTATTGCACTTTCCACATTTCACATCAGGTCTTTTCCAACATTTGAAAGGAGGATGGCCTTTTTCCACAATGTTTACATGGAGGATATTCTTTGTATCTTTCCCCTTTACTGTTGCTTGCATTTGTAGCAGAGTCTCGTGGATGGAAATACTTTTTATGGAATTTCCTTTTTTATCTTTTTCTCCACGATTGATATGTAACTTGGCTTGAAGTGCTCCTTCCATGGAGCCTTCCTCCCTCATCAATCTTCTCTGTTCTTGAGCCTGCAAAGCATTACTTATCTCTTTCAATGTGATTGTTGATAGATCTTTAGTATTCTTCAAGCTAGAATCAGAAAAATCAGAGCCAAACAACCTTATCTTATTGGCTATGCTAAGAAGTTTACCCGTGTACTCCTTTATTGTTTCTGAATCGTTCATTTTCTGTATCTCGAATTCCCTGACCAAATTCAGTTTTTGTATTCCTTTGATTCTTGCATCTCCTTCATATTCAGATTTGAGGAAATTTCATATCTCAAATGCTGTTTTTTTTGTCATGATCCGTGTAAAGATTTCTGCAGAGACAGCTGCAAGTAACGTACCTCTTGCCCTTGACATCTTTAATTTCATCTCTTTTTTATTCCTAATCTGAGCTATAGTAGGATTGGCCGTCAATTGAGGAACTTCGTAGTCCTCTTCAACAACTTCCAGAGATCATTTGTCTCTAGATGTGCCTTCATTCTTGCTGCCCAGAGTTGGTAATTTTCACCATTACACACCGTGGTGCCAGAGATGTCAATGGTTTCTCAAGATCCATAGAGAAAATAGATGTAAGGTGTACATGGGTTCTCTTGATTCAGTCACAGGTCCCTCAAAAAGAggggctctgataccaatttgttGGTTTGAAAGGTTTTAAAAGCATCAACATTTAGAGAGAATATGAGATAAGAATGAGCTGAAAACTTCATATATAATTCTAACATAATCA from Apium graveolens cultivar Ventura chromosome 5, ASM990537v1, whole genome shotgun sequence includes the following:
- the LOC141659312 gene encoding uncharacterized protein LOC141659312 isoform X2; protein product: MKLKMSRARGDARIKGIQKLNLVREFEIQKMNDSETIKEYTGKLLSIANKIRLFGSDFSDSSLKNTKDLSTITLKEISNALQAQEQRRLMREEGSMEGALQAKLHINRGEKDKKGNSIKSISIHETLLQMQATVKGKDTKNILHVNIVEKGHPPFKCWKRPDVKCGKCNKMRHDGKICRAAQAIVG
- the LOC141659312 gene encoding uncharacterized protein LOC141659312 isoform X1, translating into MKLKMSRARGDARIKGIQKLNLVREFEIQKMNDSETIKEYTGKLLSIANKIRLFGSDFSDSSLKNTKDLSTITLKEISNALQAQEQRRLMREEGSMEGALQAKLHINRGEKDKKGNSIKSISIHETLLQMQATVKGKDTKNILHVNIVEKGHPPFKCWKRPDVKCGKCNKMRHDGKICRGEYFHKENAHIANEQEEKLFIASFFASSSSSDCWLIDSGCTNHMTGDEELFRDLDRS